GTTTACATCTCAGCCCACATACTGTAAAAAGCCACGTCAGAGGAATATTAAACAAGTTTGGAGTTGAACATCGCTTACAAGCTGTTGTAGTTGCATTACGCCTTGGATTAGTCTGAATAGATTTCTCTAGGCTAAGCTACTGCTGTTTCAGAAATCGATCTTAAATTGCTCAATAACTTGTATCTTGCATCTTTCCCTATAGTTCACCCTCGAATAAATTTGGGCTAAAAATTAAAAACCATTGCACTGGGCTGCAACCCCTTCTCTCAAGAAGCTCCAGAGCTGAATATCCTAAAATCACTAAATCCGGGTTACTTCCACGAATCGTCATCAACCCTGCGGCACTATGATGGATAGCGCAAACTTTGTATCCTTCGTAGACAAACTCCTGCTCTATCAAATAAGCAACTTCAGAATCATCTTTTACGATCAAGATATAATAAGCTCGCTGCCAGTGCCATTGGCCTTGATTAGCTGTAACACCTACCACGGTAGTTGAACAGGTGTACCGAACTTTCGCATCTCAGCAAAGAACTTGCCCTGCGATCCACCTTGCGGTAATGTCGATGTCCTGATGGGTTCACGCCAGCATTATTGACGAGGATATCAATTTTACCGTAGGTGTCTCTCACCCAGGCGGCAAGATGTGAATACTGTCGCTGTCTGTAACATCGAGCGTATGATAATCTGCCTGGATTCCTTCAGCGACCAATTGCTCTTTTGCAGCTAATCCTTCTGCTTCTCGACGGCTTGTTACAACGACTTTGATGCCTTGCTGCCCTAACTTGCGGGCAATTGCATACCCCAATCCACGATTACTGCCTGTGATGACTGCAATTCGAGGTTGTTCTGCCATCCTATTTCTCCTGAAGATCAGACCTGATTTGAGGAAGTGTTTTGGCAAGTCTTAAACAAGAACTTCTTATAACGTGAATGTTGATATCATCAGCTAGTTTTTACATCTGTCGAACTAGTGTTGCGAACACAAAGTTCTGCAATGTAGGGGGTTTGGGGGCTTCGCCCCAAGAAGGGGTGGAACCCCTTCACCCCTTTCAAAACTTATTTTTTGCTGTACTAGAATCCTGCATTGGTTGGCACAATGAGCATTCTGGGGATGAGAACATGGTCAGGTTGCTCTAGAACAGTTCGCACGCCACGGGCAATGTCCTGCGGTTGCAGCGCACCTCCTGTCATCACCCAGTCTTTACTGTCTTGCCCCCAGTGGTCATACAAGCCTGTATCAACAGTGCCAGGAGCGATCGCCGCAACTTTGACTCCAGTTCCGGCTAATTCCATCCTGAGAGCATCGGTAAAGGCTTCAACAGCGTGCTTTGTGCCACTGTATGCTCCTACAGTTGGAGAAGTTTTCAAGCCAGCAATGCTGGATGTGTTGATTAAAAAACCGCTCCCGTTTTGTTTAAAGTAGCGCAATGCCGTGTATGCCAATCGATAAACGGATTCCACATTAAGGCGGACCATTTGGCAAACTGCTTCAATGTCTACTTCTTCAATGGAGCCAATCGTCATGGCTCCAGCGTTGTTGATCACAACATCGAGTTGCCCAAAGGTAGCGATCGCAAAATCCACTAATTTTTGTGGAACATCCGGGTCAGTAATTGTGGCAGCAAATACTTTGGCGTTTTTGAGTGATGCCGCTACTTTCTCTAACTTATCTTGCGATCGGGCTGTGAGGATTAAATTCATCCCTACTGCATCTAAATCCTCGGCGATCGCCCTGCCAATGCCACTACTGGCTCCAGTGATCAACGCAACTTTGTTCTGTAGTTCCATAATTGTCATCTCTCTAGACTTGATGGTGAACTGAGTTGAGGTTTTTTACCCCTCTGGATAGAGCCATTTAGAGAACACTTGAGTGACTTGAGGCATGACAACATACGTCATCAAGGTAGTGACAATGGCTGAAATGATCACTGAAGTGACCAATGTTGGAAATCCTCTCAAGGCGTAGCTAAATAGCGGAGCAAGAGTATTCGTTAACACTGAGATTGAAGCCCAAACTAGAATCGCCGTTTTATACCGTGGAGGGGGAAGGTTCAGTAGCCGTCCTGGCAAAGAGAACCAGGCTTCTAAACCAGACAATTCTTGAACATTGGGCGCACCTTGAATCAGTGGCAGAGCTTTGATAATCCACTGCTGACGTTCTTTTGAATTCATCCAGGTTTGCAAACTACGATAGTGGTCAAACTTGAAGATAATGACGTATTCGGAATGCGTCCTTTGAGGAGGACGAATGATGTTCGTGCCAAGATGTCCACTAAAGCTCTTGGCTGCGCTGCAAATCCCAGTCAACCATTGCTCAAACGCTCTCTCTTTTCCAGGTTTGACTAACTGCGAGATCACTACCGTAACAGGTTGATTTTCTTCCTCAGTACGAGTTTCCATATCTCAACGATTGCTTGTCAGGTTGATGGGCTTCAGCATCTGATGGTTCTATGAAAGATCAACCCATACAGTCTTAGTTTGGAGGTAAAACTCCAGTGCTTCTTGACCATTCTCGCGCCCATAACCGCTCATCTTATAGCCGCCAAATGGACTGGATGGATCAAACTGTCCCCACGTATTGACCCAAACTGTACCTGCCTTGAGACGAGCGGCGGCTCGATGGGCTTTCTTAATGTCACGGGTATGCACTCCTGAAGCTAACCCGTATTGATTGTTATTAGCAATCTGAATTGCATCCTCAAAGGTATCAAAAGGAATCACAGACAGAATCGGACCAAAGGTTTCTTCACGGGCGATCGTCATATCACTGTTGACATCGGCAAACACCGTTGGCTCCACAAAGTAGCCTTTTCCGGTACCGATATCTACCGCTTTGCCACCTGCAACCAATCGTGCCCCATCCTGCTGACCAATCTCCATGTACCGCAGCACATTCTCATATTCACTCTTGTTCGCGATCGGCCCCATCTGGCTTTCAGGATCAAAGGGATCACCGACTTTGGTTCGTTTTGCCCATCCCGCGACGCGATCGATCATTTCGTTATAGATAGACCGCTCAACTAACATCCGCGATCCGGCATAACAAATCTCACCCTTGTTATAGAACACGCCGTAATAAGCAGTCTCTGCGGCTGCATCGAGATCAGCATCCGCAAAAATAATATTGGCAGACTTGCCGCCCAGTTCCATCGTCAAATGTTTTAGTGTATCGGCAGAGTCTTTAATCACTCGAATTCCGCTTGCTGTTGATCCTGTAATTGCAACTTTGTGAACATCAGGATGGGTTGAAAGCGTATGTCCAACCGTACTTCCCGGACCTGGAAGCACATTGAATACACCATCCGGGACACCTGCCTCTTGCATGATGGCTGCCACTTTCAACGCAGACAGCGGTGTGGAGGAGGACGGTTTATGGACAATGGTATTTCCAGCCGCAAGGGCAGGGGCAAACTTGTGAATGGAGAGAACCAAGGGAAAATTGAACGGTGTGATGGCTGCTATAACTCCCAACGGTTCCCGCAGAGTATAGGTATGTAATCCTTTGGTGGTTTGCTTTACAGACCCCTCCAGTTTACTTGCCCAACCTGCGAAGTAGTGAAATGTATTTGCCAGGTGAGGAATGTCGATCGTGATGCTGTCTGTGTACAGCCGCCCCATTTCCTTCGCTTGCAAAAATGCTAATTCCTCGGTGTATTTCAGGAACAAGTCACCCACTCGCCACAGGATTTTGCCCCGCTCATGGCCGCTGATTTGTCCCCACGGACCTTGCTCAAAAGCTTGGAGTGCTGCGGCGATCGCATCTTCTGCATCTGCTTGTGTCCCTTCTGCAACCTGGGCAGCCACTGCTTCTGTGGTTGGGTCAATGACATCAAACGTTTTTCCGTTGCTGGAATTACGCCATTCCCCATTGATGAAGAGTTGGGTCAGGGTAATGGGAAAATCAGGACGATTGGATGATTTTAGTGCATCAAGTTGTGCAACCATACTTTTTCCTCAAGATAAAAGGTTTGAATTGAGCAAACAGAGTAAATGATTCCACTTACACCACGAATGCCGACAATCAAGCGTCGAGGGTGAGCCATATTAACCGTCCTCCCTGGGCAATGGTTGTGTGAAAGTCGCAGCAATACCAGTGGTGATTCAAGCTAAACTGCACCAACTGTAGGTTTCACCCACTGCTGCGCTTGTCCCTGTGCTAATTGGTGGAGAACAGTCAACACAGCATTGCTATCAATGCCTCGCGCTTTCGCACCCTCTGAGGACAGTACACTGTTCAATGTCCCCTCAACTTCTGACATGCCATCACTGACGTTTTGCCCGGTTTGCAGGAGAACATAGGGCGATCGCTCAATGGATTCATCATCAAAATCACCGTGAACACGCCAATCAGCAACGGGAAAGTAAAGCCCATTGGGTTCGTTATCAGCAATTGCTTTTTTCGACTTCTGCTTTTCAGGAGACAGATTCACTGCCATAAAGTCATCCATCAACTCTGGAACAAGCTGATTGACCATTACTAATGCCTTGGCAATGCCGCTGCCATAGACCTGTCGCACGGAATGTTCTGCGGCGTAAACCACCGCTTCGGCAACGACTTCGGGCTGCACAATGGGCGGAGCGGGACGAGGCGTAAAGCCAATTCGGGAGAGTCCCGTGTCATAGATTGGAGTATTCGTGCCAAAGGGCATGATGGTGGTGACGCTGATAGGCAGGTTTTGCTGTTTCAGTTCAATTCGCAGGGCATCGACCATACCATTGAGTCCATGCTTAGAGGCACAGTAGGCAGAGGTCATCGGATGCCCCAACTGTCCTAAAACCGAGGAAAAGCAAATGATTGCTCCACCGGGTTCACCCCGTTCAATATTGCGCTTCAGGTGAGGTAGGGCTGCCCACAGACCGTGCGCTTGACCAAACAAATTGACCTGGATGATGCGATAAAGTTCTTCTGGTTTCGTTTCTTCAAAGCTAGCCGTTGCCCAGACTCCAGCCACACCCACCCAGGTATCAATGCGTCCAAACTGGGCGATCGCCAGATCTGCAACACTTTTCACCTGCTCAAAAGCACTGACATCTGCCACTTGCGTCACACAGGTTCCGCCTGCTGATTCAATTTCTGCTTTAAGAGATGCCAGTCCTTCTGCTCCGCGTGCCGCTGCAACAACCCTGGCACCTTTTGTCGCAAACAGTTTAGCGGCTGCCCGTCCCATGCCGCTGGATGCACCAAATACCACGACCACTTGATCCTGAACCGGCTTTAATGGAATCGTCATTGCACAATCTCCTTATGAGTTAAGTGATGAGTGAGATGTTGTTTGAGTGAGTGATTTGCAATGTTGCGTCACTGTCTAACGTCAAACCAGATTCGCCCAAACGGTCTTGTATTGCGTATAGCTCTCAAGGGCTTCTGCGCCCTGCTCACGCCCGTAGCCAGACATTTTGAACCCGCCAAAGGGTGCATTGGGATGATATTTATGCCAGGTGTTAATCCACACCGTACCCGCTTTAATCTTGTCCGCCAGACGCAATGCCCGACCTAGATTTCCGGTTTGAATGCCGGATGCCAATCCATAAGGGGTGTCATTGGCGATGCGAATAGCATCTTCCTCAGTATCAAACGGAATGATAGGCAGTACTGGACCGAAGATCTCTTCTCGGCTGATCTTCATATCATTGGTTGCATCGGCAAACAGCGTAGGTTCGATGAACAACCCTTTGCCGTTCACTTTGCGCGTGTTGCCACCTGCAACTAATCGCGCTGAAGATTGCTTGCCTGCTTCTACGTAGGACCAAACCTTCTTGTATTCACTGGGGCTGGCGATCGGCCCAATCTGCGTTGCCGGATCAAGCGGATCACCCAGAATGGCATCATTCGCCTTTCTGGAAAGCTTTTCTACCACTTCGTCGTACACCGATCGCTCCACCAAGAGCCGTGAGCCAGCAACACAAACCTCACCTTTGTTCCAGAAAATACCCCAAAATGCTGCTTGAACGGCCTGATCGATGTTGGCATCGGCAAAGATGATGTTGGGCGATTTTCCACCGAGTTCCATCGTCAGATGCTTCAGCGTATCTGCCCCATTCTTGATAATGCCCTGCCCGACCCCGGTTGACCCGGTAAACGCCACCTTATCCACTTTGGGGTTCTTCACCAGAGCATCCCCTAAAGAGCCACCGGGACCCGTCACCAGGTTATACACGCCTTCCGGCACTCCCGCTTCCAACATAATTTGTCCCAATAGCAGCGCACTCAGGGGTGTATCAGACGCAGGTTTGTGAACGAAGGTATTCCCGGCTGCAAAACCTGGTGCAATTTTGCTAACAGACAATGCCAACGGAAAGTTGAAGGGCGTAATTGCAGCGACAACACCCAATGGTTCACGGCGGGTTAGCATCCGAATATCGGATTCGTAAGACGTGCGATAGCCGCCATTCATGGCACTCATCGCAAGACCACCGAAGAAGCGAAATAACCCAGAGCAATGAGGCATGACGGTCGTGATGAAGTCGGTATAGGGCATTCCCATATCCATCGCTTCACGCACGGCGAACTCTTCTGCGTGAGCATCCATCAGGTCCGCAATGCGGAACATAATTTTGGCGCGTTCCTCATGGTGCATCTTGCCCCAGGGACCGTTCTCAAAAGCCTCCAGTGCAGCATCAACAGCGGCATTGGCATCGGCTACGCTACCTTTAGCGACCCGTGTGATTTCTGACTCTGTAGTTGGGTCGTTGGTGGGCATCGTTTCTCCCGTTTCTGCATCTCGCCATTGCCCATTAATGAGCAGTTGACCGGGCGAAATGGAGATTCGTTGAGGAGAACTAGGATGGGGTTCTACCTTATGAAAATCGCATAATGAATTATCTTGTTTGACCGTTTCGTCGAGTTTGACGCTGAAATCTATCGTCATAGTGAGTTACCCAGATAGAATTGTTGAATTTGCGATCGCACTTTTCCACCATCTCAACGAGATAGTAGATATCAATACCTGAACCTGCGATGTTGAAGCTGCATGTTTCCTGAAACGTGTTGCTAACCTATGGCAACATCATCGGATGGATAACATCTGCCAACAGGATCTCAAAGCCGAGGAGATTGTTAGCAACGATGATGTTTTTAACCAATTTGCCATCTCGAAACCGCATTATATGCGTCTCAAACATGGGAACTTCTGTTTGAGGAAAAGGCATCTACCGTTGCAGCAATTTCAGGGCAACCTGTCCCATGTTTTGGGCATAGGCAAGCTGCACTAACAAAAATCCTGCTGGCTCAACATAGCGAGCACTTTTGAGCGGTCCAGCATCGATCGCGTCTACTTCTGTTTCTTGCAGCAATTGAGCAACGATTGCTTTGGCATCCTCGTCATCTCCGCAATAAAACACGGTAGGCTTCTGCTCACCAAACAAGCGAGACGAGGAGTGTAGCACTTCAGCAAACAATGGCATTGCCTCAACAATTCGAGCACCCGGAGCGAGTTTCGCGATCTCCTCGGCGGCTGATGTAGTTGTTCCCACTGCCAATCCGCCCATGTTGGGTAAGAGTGCATTGACACAGCTAAATAGGATTTTTCCATCCAGCGAACCCGCTTGTTGGAGAGCATCTTCAACCGCTGTCCAAGCCACTGATAGCACAACTACATCAGCAAACTGCACAGCTTCTGCGGGAGTACCAACCAGAGTGCCTGAACCGATAGATTCTGCTGCTGCTTTGAGCTTGTCTGGGCTACGAGAATAGCTCAGCATAAGCTTGTGTCCGTTCTGCGCCCAAAACTTACCCATGCCTGTGCCCATATTGCCCGCACCAATAATTCCAATGTTCACGCAGTCAGCTCCATCTTTGAATTGATATTCACGTAGTAAAAGACAATTCTTGCAGTCGCAGTCATTTTTGTTTCACTACACAAGATCTCTGCAACTAAAAAACCTTAAATCCTGATCAATGCAACTCATCCATAAGTTATTTTTCTCGTAATTAACTACTAACCTTGAGAGAGTCCAAAAGCTTACGGGCTGGTTGTACTGTCAGTGGCTGATTGTATAGCAGCCCTCCTGGCTCTTGCAGAGGTGCTTGGCTCAGACTTCCTGTCTCTAGACCAACAAAACCACTATCGCGGATGAGTTGAGCTACATTTTGTTTGGCTTGATTGTCATCACCGCAGTAGAACAGCACATAGGGATCAACACGATGAGCATCGTTTGCAAGCGTTGTGCTGGGTAACGTATTGTAGGCTTTGACAATATGTGATTGGGGTAATTTCAGAGCAAATTCTAGACCCGAACTAACACCGGGTAGACGCTGCACCTGCCCACTGGCAGTACGACCATAGGGATTGGTGGCAT
This region of Oscillatoria sp. FACHB-1407 genomic DNA includes:
- a CDS encoding aldehyde dehydrogenase family protein; this encodes MVAQLDALKSSNRPDFPITLTQLFINGEWRNSSNGKTFDVIDPTTEAVAAQVAEGTQADAEDAIAAALQAFEQGPWGQISGHERGKILWRVGDLFLKYTEELAFLQAKEMGRLYTDSITIDIPHLANTFHYFAGWASKLEGSVKQTTKGLHTYTLREPLGVIAAITPFNFPLVLSIHKFAPALAAGNTIVHKPSSSTPLSALKVAAIMQEAGVPDGVFNVLPGPGSTVGHTLSTHPDVHKVAITGSTASGIRVIKDSADTLKHLTMELGGKSANIIFADADLDAAAETAYYGVFYNKGEICYAGSRMLVERSIYNEMIDRVAGWAKRTKVGDPFDPESQMGPIANKSEYENVLRYMEIGQQDGARLVAGGKAVDIGTGKGYFVEPTVFADVNSDMTIAREETFGPILSVIPFDTFEDAIQIANNNQYGLASGVHTRDIKKAHRAAARLKAGTVWVNTWGQFDPSSPFGGYKMSGYGRENGQEALEFYLQTKTVWVDLS
- a CDS encoding SDR family NAD(P)-dependent oxidoreductase — its product is MAEQPRIAVITGSNRGLGYAIARKLGQQGIKVVVTSRREAEGLAAKEQLVAEGIQADYHTLDVTDSDSIHILPPG
- a CDS encoding NADPH-dependent F420 reductase, with amino-acid sequence MNIGIIGAGNMGTGMGKFWAQNGHKLMLSYSRSPDKLKAAAESIGSGTLVGTPAEAVQFADVVVLSVAWTAVEDALQQAGSLDGKILFSCVNALLPNMGGLAVGTTTSAAEEIAKLAPGARIVEAMPLFAEVLHSSSRLFGEQKPTVFYCGDDEDAKAIVAQLLQETEVDAIDAGPLKSARYVEPAGFLLVQLAYAQNMGQVALKLLQR
- a CDS encoding SDR family oxidoreductase; this translates as MELQNKVALITGASSGIGRAIAEDLDAVGMNLILTARSQDKLEKVAASLKNAKVFAATITDPDVPQKLVDFAIATFGQLDVVINNAGAMTIGSIEEVDIEAVCQMVRLNVESVYRLAYTALRYFKQNGSGFLINTSSIAGLKTSPTVGAYSGTKHAVEAFTDALRMELAGTGVKVAAIAPGTVDTGLYDHWGQDSKDWVMTGGALQPQDIARGVRTVLEQPDHVLIPRMLIVPTNAGF
- a CDS encoding SDR family oxidoreductase, translating into MTIPLKPVQDQVVVVFGASSGMGRAAAKLFATKGARVVAAARGAEGLASLKAEIESAGGTCVTQVADVSAFEQVKSVADLAIAQFGRIDTWVGVAGVWATASFEETKPEELYRIIQVNLFGQAHGLWAALPHLKRNIERGEPGGAIICFSSVLGQLGHPMTSAYCASKHGLNGMVDALRIELKQQNLPISVTTIMPFGTNTPIYDTGLSRIGFTPRPAPPIVQPEVVAEAVVYAAEHSVRQVYGSGIAKALVMVNQLVPELMDDFMAVNLSPEKQKSKKAIADNEPNGLYFPVADWRVHGDFDDESIERSPYVLLQTGQNVSDGMSEVEGTLNSVLSSEGAKARGIDSNAVLTVLHQLAQGQAQQWVKPTVGAV
- a CDS encoding antibiotic biosynthesis monooxygenase, producing METRTEEENQPVTVVISQLVKPGKERAFEQWLTGICSAAKSFSGHLGTNIIRPPQRTHSEYVIIFKFDHYRSLQTWMNSKERQQWIIKALPLIQGAPNVQELSGLEAWFSLPGRLLNLPPPRYKTAILVWASISVLTNTLAPLFSYALRGFPTLVTSVIISAIVTTLMTYVVMPQVTQVFSKWLYPEG
- a CDS encoding aldehyde dehydrogenase family protein; this encodes MTIDFSVKLDETVKQDNSLCDFHKVEPHPSSPQRISISPGQLLINGQWRDAETGETMPTNDPTTESEITRVAKGSVADANAAVDAALEAFENGPWGKMHHEERAKIMFRIADLMDAHAEEFAVREAMDMGMPYTDFITTVMPHCSGLFRFFGGLAMSAMNGGYRTSYESDIRMLTRREPLGVVAAITPFNFPLALSVSKIAPGFAAGNTFVHKPASDTPLSALLLGQIMLEAGVPEGVYNLVTGPGGSLGDALVKNPKVDKVAFTGSTGVGQGIIKNGADTLKHLTMELGGKSPNIIFADANIDQAVQAAFWGIFWNKGEVCVAGSRLLVERSVYDEVVEKLSRKANDAILGDPLDPATQIGPIASPSEYKKVWSYVEAGKQSSARLVAGGNTRKVNGKGLFIEPTLFADATNDMKISREEIFGPVLPIIPFDTEEDAIRIANDTPYGLASGIQTGNLGRALRLADKIKAGTVWINTWHKYHPNAPFGGFKMSGYGREQGAEALESYTQYKTVWANLV
- a CDS encoding NADPH-dependent F420 reductase; this encodes MKIGIIGSGNIGGTVGKLWAKAGHQVLFSSRNPEKLSSLIAEAGSNAQADTVAEAVAFADVILVAVYYATINEAIAASNDWAGKTVIDATNPYGRTASGQVQRLPGVSSGLEFALKLPQSHIVKAYNTLPSTTLANDAHRVDPYVLFYCGDDNQAKQNVAQLIRDSGFVGLETGSLSQAPLQEPGGLLYNQPLTVQPARKLLDSLKVSS
- a CDS encoding response regulator transcription factor; the protein is MQEEYNQSSYLRSTPRLSVRELEVLQLLVEGLTNPEIAIRLHLSPHTVKSHVRGILNKFGVEHRLQAVVVALRLGLV